The proteins below are encoded in one region of Hydrogenispora ethanolica:
- a CDS encoding sodium:proton antiporter, whose protein sequence is MSQESIPFYICVPFVVILLLIALMPLALPHWWEKNRNKGIVAFVASLPVFLFLVVKFPSELLATFYDYLSFIVLLASLFIISGGILIQGNLKATPLVNTVFLLIGAVIANVIGTTGASMLLIRPMLRTNSERRHTIHIPVFFIFVVSNLGGCLTPLGDPPLFLGYLRGVPFTWTLGLFPEWLTAVGIVLAVFYIWDSIAFKKENYLDLIQDIARKELLTIKGKINLLFLLVVVLAVFGAKTPYRELIMVAATILSLVFTGKQVRSDNQFTFNPIIEVAVLFAGIFVTMVPLLMLLAEKGASLGITEPWQFFWLTGGLSSFLDNAPTYLTFSSLAASVTAAGHAGAQTVAGIDPNLLRAISCGAVFMGANTYIGNGPNFMVKSIAEEQGMKVPHFFQYMLYSGLILIPTFLLITLIFFK, encoded by the coding sequence ATGTCGCAAGAATCAATTCCTTTTTATATTTGTGTCCCGTTTGTGGTCATTCTGTTGCTGATTGCGTTGATGCCGCTGGCGCTGCCGCATTGGTGGGAGAAGAACCGCAACAAGGGGATTGTGGCCTTCGTCGCCAGCCTTCCGGTGTTCCTGTTCCTGGTGGTAAAATTCCCCTCGGAACTGCTGGCGACCTTTTACGATTATCTATCCTTCATTGTCCTCTTGGCGTCGTTGTTTATTATCTCCGGCGGGATCCTGATTCAGGGAAACTTAAAAGCGACTCCGCTGGTGAACACCGTCTTTTTACTGATCGGCGCGGTGATCGCCAATGTGATCGGAACCACCGGAGCCAGCATGCTATTAATCCGGCCAATGCTGCGGACCAATAGCGAGCGCCGCCATACGATACATATCCCGGTCTTCTTCATCTTTGTCGTTTCCAATCTCGGCGGTTGTCTCACACCGCTCGGCGATCCCCCGTTGTTCCTGGGCTATCTGCGCGGTGTCCCCTTCACCTGGACGCTGGGGCTCTTCCCGGAGTGGCTGACTGCGGTGGGCATCGTGCTGGCCGTCTTCTATATCTGGGACAGCATCGCCTTTAAGAAAGAAAACTATCTGGATCTGATCCAGGATATTGCCCGCAAGGAGCTTTTGACCATCAAGGGCAAGATCAACCTGCTCTTTCTACTGGTGGTGGTCCTGGCGGTCTTCGGAGCCAAGACGCCCTACCGCGAGCTGATCATGGTGGCCGCCACAATCCTCTCGCTCGTCTTTACAGGGAAACAGGTCCGGTCGGACAATCAGTTCACCTTCAATCCCATTATTGAAGTGGCGGTCCTGTTCGCCGGGATCTTTGTGACCATGGTGCCGCTCCTGATGCTGTTGGCCGAGAAGGGCGCATCTTTAGGCATCACCGAGCCTTGGCAGTTCTTTTGGCTGACGGGCGGACTCAGCTCCTTTCTGGACAACGCCCCGACCTATCTGACCTTCTCATCGCTGGCGGCGAGCGTCACCGCGGCCGGTCACGCCGGAGCGCAAACCGTCGCCGGGATCGATCCCAATCTGCTGCGGGCGATCAGCTGCGGAGCGGTCTTCATGGGCGCCAACACCTACATCGGCAACGGCCCCAACTTCATGGTCAAGTCCATCGCCGAGGAACAGGGCATGAAAGTGCCGCATTTCTTCCAATATATGCTCTATTCGGGCCTGATCCTGATCCCGACCTTCCTTTTGATCACGCTGATCTTTTTCAAGTAG
- a CDS encoding pentapeptide repeat-containing protein: MSDSKTDCKITPPRLPAELQEYPAFERGIRSEDCFTAGSVTGAAIRDQQADHVLFRQTLFRKVAFQRTALKAIELTDVRFEDCDLRNLDISGAILHRVVFLRCQAVGIDLNGATLRHVVFDGCDGSYGFFRFADLEQVRFAKCLLPAADFQGASFVKTALQDCDLRQAQLSGARLKGIDLSDCQIDGIGIRLEDLKGAIVAPIQAVALARLMGLVVKE; encoded by the coding sequence ATGAGTGATTCAAAAACTGATTGCAAAATTACACCGCCGCGACTCCCCGCCGAGCTCCAGGAGTATCCCGCTTTCGAGCGCGGCATCCGCTCCGAGGATTGCTTCACGGCGGGGAGCGTCACCGGCGCCGCGATCCGGGATCAACAGGCCGACCACGTCCTGTTCCGGCAGACGCTCTTCCGCAAGGTCGCTTTTCAGCGGACCGCCTTGAAAGCGATCGAACTGACCGATGTCCGGTTCGAAGATTGCGATCTGCGAAACCTGGATATCAGCGGAGCCATCCTGCACCGGGTGGTCTTTCTCCGCTGCCAGGCCGTAGGGATCGACCTGAATGGCGCGACCCTGCGCCATGTGGTCTTCGATGGCTGCGACGGGAGCTACGGCTTTTTCCGTTTCGCCGATCTGGAGCAGGTCCGCTTCGCGAAATGCCTGTTGCCGGCGGCCGATTTTCAAGGAGCCAGCTTCGTCAAGACCGCTTTGCAAGACTGCGACTTGCGGCAGGCGCAACTGTCCGGAGCGCGACTGAAAGGGATCGATCTGAGCGACTGCCAGATCGACGGGATCGGCATCCGCCTCGAAGACCTGAAAGGCGCCATCGTCGCTCCGATCCAGGCGGTCGCGCTGGCGCGGCTGATGGGACTGGTTGTCAAGGAATAG
- a CDS encoding methyl-accepting chemotaxis protein has product MQWKVCNAKSFRARAIGVVCLVSLLCLAIASGINYYVSYHALMDESEQALTESAGKFAATINGWLTTQGKVVEEITADLEFRKDLDPRGLVEFFKMKLRDNPAFGNVYLGLYDKRFINGTEWVPPAGYDPSQRPWFQQTIAKDGLTFTDPYQDMITRKMTVTVAKPLRWKGTVVGVVGVDIYVDFLTDLVKNAKQGKAGYAFLLDAGHNFLVHPFPEFQPREDGFSKLDTVLNGRFGAVAERLRGRQALITIQQDYDKVSKYFVMAPVPEVGWTFGFAVPVAEFAAKLNGLIIGFLIALAVSLIVGVALASLFVSQLVRPIRKLTAAAKQLTVGDVAVEIRADSRDEIGELAEAFRVLAQSIREQTELANRIADGDLAVEVRLKSEHDQQGHSMQKMVETLRELAATTNQLTQAAAAGQLSVRGEEGRFKGVYAEIVLGINQTLDRVVRPLNTAAQYVQRIGRGDIPERITETYPGDFDELKQSINACIDGLEAVKECNRVLQSLAVYDFTVPFTEEGLGIYGDMAAAIQELRLRLIQMQTIFQQIAAGDLQQLETLRQAGKRSEQDQASPALIRMMETIQAMVEETLRLSAAAVAGQLESRGEAEHFTGEYRRVIAGFNQTLDAIVAPLREAQQVLQRMAVNDFTVPMDSAKYQGALQNLGDDINLVRDRLLTIQDIAVRIGKGDLSKLAEFRSIGRHSENDRLLPSFIAMMEAIANLIAEVERLTGAAVNGELKARGDVAQFEGGYQKIVAGFNRTLDAVIEPVHEASAVLQEMAEGNLAVQVSGAYQGDHVLLAQALNHTIAAFHQVLTEIGHAADQVASGAQQISDSGQVLSQAAAEQASTVQEITATMTEIAAQTRQNAQNANQASTIAAESREHGIQGDAEMRKMLEAMTGINEASESISKIIKVIDEIAFQTNILALNAAVEAARAGQHGKGFAVVAEEVRNLAVRSANAAKETTALIEGSMQRVQAGTQIAQQTAASLQQILDGSTRTAQLLAEIAAASNEQATGIAQVNQGINLVADSTGTNTATAEQSASASEELAGQAVTLRGMVERFRLKN; this is encoded by the coding sequence ATGCAATGGAAAGTCTGTAACGCGAAATCGTTTCGCGCCCGGGCGATCGGAGTGGTATGCCTGGTCTCGCTGCTTTGTCTGGCTATCGCTTCCGGAATCAACTATTATGTTTCCTATCACGCGCTGATGGACGAGTCGGAGCAAGCCCTGACCGAATCGGCCGGCAAATTCGCCGCCACCATCAACGGCTGGCTCACGACGCAAGGCAAGGTGGTCGAGGAGATCACCGCCGATCTCGAGTTCAGAAAAGATTTGGACCCCCGGGGCTTGGTGGAGTTCTTCAAGATGAAACTCAGGGACAATCCCGCGTTTGGCAACGTATATCTGGGGCTTTACGATAAGCGGTTTATTAACGGCACGGAATGGGTGCCGCCGGCGGGTTACGATCCTTCCCAACGCCCCTGGTTCCAGCAGACCATCGCCAAGGACGGCCTGACTTTCACCGACCCGTACCAGGATATGATCACCCGGAAGATGACGGTGACCGTCGCCAAGCCGTTGCGGTGGAAAGGCACCGTGGTCGGAGTGGTGGGGGTCGATATTTATGTCGATTTCCTGACCGATTTGGTGAAAAACGCCAAACAGGGCAAGGCCGGCTATGCCTTTCTGCTGGATGCGGGGCACAATTTCCTGGTCCATCCCTTCCCGGAGTTCCAACCCCGCGAAGACGGCTTCAGCAAGCTGGACACCGTCTTGAACGGCAGGTTCGGAGCGGTCGCCGAGCGACTCCGGGGACGGCAGGCGCTCATTACGATCCAGCAGGATTATGACAAGGTGTCAAAGTATTTCGTGATGGCCCCGGTCCCCGAGGTGGGCTGGACTTTCGGCTTTGCAGTGCCGGTGGCCGAATTCGCCGCCAAACTGAACGGGCTGATCATCGGGTTTTTGATCGCCCTGGCCGTCTCGCTGATCGTGGGCGTGGCCCTGGCCTCGTTATTCGTCAGCCAGCTGGTGCGGCCGATCCGCAAGCTGACCGCGGCCGCCAAACAGTTGACCGTGGGCGATGTGGCAGTCGAGATCCGGGCCGATAGCCGCGACGAAATTGGCGAGCTGGCGGAGGCTTTCCGGGTTTTGGCCCAGAGCATCCGCGAACAGACCGAATTGGCCAACCGGATCGCCGACGGCGACCTGGCGGTGGAGGTCCGGCTGAAATCCGAGCACGACCAGCAAGGCCACAGTATGCAGAAGATGGTCGAAACCCTGCGGGAGCTGGCGGCCACCACCAATCAATTGACCCAGGCGGCGGCGGCCGGCCAGTTGAGCGTCAGAGGCGAGGAGGGCCGTTTCAAAGGCGTCTATGCGGAGATTGTGTTGGGAATCAACCAGACCCTGGATAGGGTGGTCCGGCCGCTGAATACCGCGGCCCAGTATGTGCAGAGAATCGGCCGCGGCGATATTCCGGAGCGGATCACCGAGACCTATCCCGGCGACTTCGATGAGTTGAAGCAGAGCATTAACGCCTGTATCGACGGGCTGGAGGCGGTCAAGGAATGCAACCGGGTGTTGCAATCCCTGGCGGTCTACGATTTCACGGTGCCATTCACCGAGGAGGGGCTGGGCATTTACGGCGACATGGCCGCGGCCATCCAGGAGCTCCGACTGCGGCTCATTCAGATGCAGACCATCTTCCAGCAGATCGCCGCCGGCGATCTGCAGCAGCTGGAGACATTGCGTCAGGCCGGGAAACGGAGCGAGCAGGATCAAGCTTCGCCGGCGCTCATCCGGATGATGGAGACGATCCAGGCCATGGTCGAGGAGACGCTGCGCCTTTCCGCCGCGGCGGTGGCCGGACAGTTGGAGTCCAGAGGCGAAGCGGAGCACTTCACCGGCGAATACCGGCGGGTCATCGCCGGGTTCAATCAGACCCTGGACGCCATCGTCGCCCCCTTGCGCGAAGCCCAACAGGTGTTGCAGCGGATGGCGGTGAACGATTTCACCGTTCCCATGGACAGCGCCAAATATCAGGGGGCGCTGCAGAATTTGGGCGACGACATCAACCTGGTCCGCGACCGGCTGCTGACCATTCAGGATATCGCGGTCCGGATCGGGAAAGGGGATCTGAGCAAGCTGGCGGAGTTTCGAAGCATCGGCCGGCACTCCGAGAATGACCGCTTGCTTCCTTCCTTCATCGCCATGATGGAAGCCATCGCCAATCTCATCGCCGAGGTGGAACGGCTGACCGGCGCGGCCGTCAACGGGGAGCTGAAAGCCAGAGGCGACGTGGCCCAGTTTGAGGGCGGCTACCAGAAGATTGTGGCCGGTTTCAACCGCACGCTCGATGCGGTTATCGAACCGGTGCACGAGGCCTCCGCCGTTCTGCAGGAGATGGCCGAGGGCAATCTGGCGGTACAGGTCAGTGGCGCATACCAGGGCGACCATGTCCTGCTGGCCCAGGCGCTCAATCATACGATAGCAGCGTTTCACCAGGTTTTGACGGAGATCGGCCATGCCGCCGACCAGGTGGCTTCGGGCGCTCAACAGATCTCCGATTCGGGCCAGGTTCTTTCCCAGGCGGCCGCCGAGCAAGCCAGCACCGTGCAGGAGATCACCGCCACCATGACCGAGATTGCGGCCCAGACCCGGCAGAACGCCCAGAACGCCAACCAGGCCAGCACCATTGCGGCCGAATCCCGGGAACACGGCATCCAGGGCGACGCCGAGATGCGAAAGATGCTGGAGGCCATGACCGGCATCAACGAAGCCTCGGAAAGCATCTCCAAGATCATCAAGGTCATTGACGAGATTGCCTTCCAAACCAATATTCTCGCCCTGAACGCCGCGGTCGAGGCGGCCCGGGCCGGGCAGCACGGCAAGGGCTTTGCCGTGGTGGCCGAGGAGGTGCGCAACCTGGCGGTGCGCAGCGCGAATGCGGCCAAGGAGACGACGGCCCTGATCGAAGGCTCGATGCAGCGGGTCCAGGCCGGAACGCAGATCGCCCAGCAGACCGCCGCCTCCCTGCAGCAGATCCTCGACGGCTCCACCCGTACGGCCCAGCTGCTGGCGGAGATTGCCGCGGCCTCCAATGAGCAGGCGACCGGGATCGCCCAAGTCAACCAGGGGATCAACCTGGTGGCGGATTCCACCGGGACCAACACGGCTACGGCCGAACAGAGCGCTTCCGCCAGCGAGGAGTTGGCCGGCCAGGCCGTTACCTTGCGCGGCATGGTCGAAAGGTTCCGGTTGAAAAATTGA
- a CDS encoding Gfo/Idh/MocA family protein produces MEPIRLGVIGCGIAARILHWPALQQLKEQFTIQAVCNHTEPKAKDFAALVGGVPYFTDYQKLLEDPAIEAVAILLPVHLNAQAVKDAVRAGKHVMVEKPLAASLEEAKELVELSRTCPQVTLVAENFRYRRLFDKAAAFLQDGTIGAPYAVFWNCFKHMTTDNQYAQTQWRIRHRYPGGFITDGGVHNMAALRDLFGTLTVTAAFAKCINPAIGELDSLSFQFNAAHSVQGVFNIFFSSNSYLEDRLLIMAQEGCMIIENNTLTVKRNGQTEYEEQFAEDKGYFEEYQDFFQAIRTGSPVKSSFAEAYADLEVIISALDKAAAAPAE; encoded by the coding sequence ATGGAACCGATTCGGTTGGGAGTCATCGGCTGCGGCATCGCCGCGCGCATTCTGCACTGGCCGGCGTTGCAGCAACTGAAGGAACAATTTACGATTCAGGCGGTATGCAATCATACGGAACCCAAGGCGAAGGATTTCGCGGCGCTGGTCGGTGGCGTTCCCTATTTTACCGACTATCAAAAGCTGTTGGAGGATCCCGCTATCGAAGCGGTGGCGATCCTGCTGCCGGTTCATCTGAACGCGCAGGCGGTCAAGGATGCGGTGCGCGCCGGAAAGCACGTGATGGTCGAAAAACCGCTGGCGGCCAGTTTGGAAGAGGCCAAAGAACTGGTGGAGCTGTCGCGGACCTGTCCCCAGGTGACTTTGGTGGCGGAGAATTTCCGTTACCGCCGCCTGTTCGACAAAGCCGCCGCTTTTTTGCAGGACGGGACGATCGGCGCGCCGTATGCAGTGTTTTGGAATTGCTTTAAGCACATGACCACCGATAACCAGTACGCCCAGACCCAATGGCGGATCCGGCACCGTTATCCGGGCGGCTTCATCACCGACGGCGGGGTCCATAATATGGCGGCCCTGCGGGATCTCTTCGGAACGCTCACCGTCACCGCGGCATTCGCCAAGTGTATCAATCCGGCCATTGGTGAACTGGATTCGTTGAGTTTTCAGTTTAACGCCGCCCATTCGGTCCAAGGCGTCTTCAATATCTTTTTCAGTTCCAACAGCTATCTTGAAGACCGCTTACTGATCATGGCGCAAGAAGGCTGCATGATCATTGAGAATAATACGCTGACCGTCAAACGGAACGGCCAAACGGAGTACGAGGAGCAGTTCGCGGAAGACAAGGGTTATTTCGAGGAATATCAGGATTTTTTCCAGGCGATCCGGACCGGTTCGCCGGTGAAGAGTTCCTTCGCCGAAGCCTACGCCGATCTGGAAGTGATCATCAGCGCCCTGGATAAGGCAGCCGCGGCTCCGGCAGAATAA
- a CDS encoding AraC family transcriptional regulator, whose translation MERSLFENRVHGDALFPLSVYRVEVTGDHLFPCHWHDELELNLVQEGNALFQIDAGGFEAAAGQAVFINSRELHAAYPAAHAPCALHALVFHPSLLAGVGYDDLQNRYIAPVLRKDYALPSLILGEADWEKELLGHLNAIITLEAAQPFTYELLIKARLYQIVALLIANSGRAAARKNFGAQQEQLARIKTILQYIQTHYSERIRIKDLAAMEHVSEAHFCRFFKQMVRKTPVDYINYYRIQKAAQLLEDDSKKITDVGMDVGFENFSYFIQTFKHYMKLTPSEYRKRRRESLSGNEPEAPPSL comes from the coding sequence ATGGAGCGCAGTTTGTTTGAAAACCGGGTCCACGGGGATGCGCTGTTTCCGCTCAGTGTTTACCGGGTGGAAGTTACCGGCGATCATCTCTTCCCCTGCCATTGGCATGATGAGCTGGAGCTGAACCTGGTGCAAGAGGGAAACGCGCTGTTTCAGATCGATGCCGGCGGGTTCGAAGCCGCCGCCGGTCAGGCGGTCTTCATCAACAGCCGGGAATTGCATGCCGCCTATCCGGCGGCGCATGCGCCCTGCGCGCTCCATGCCCTGGTCTTCCACCCCAGCCTGCTGGCAGGCGTCGGCTACGACGACTTGCAGAACCGTTACATTGCCCCGGTGCTGCGCAAGGATTATGCCTTACCCTCGTTGATCCTTGGCGAAGCGGATTGGGAAAAGGAACTCCTGGGCCACCTGAACGCCATCATTACGCTGGAGGCGGCGCAGCCTTTCACTTATGAGCTGCTAATCAAAGCCCGGCTCTACCAGATCGTCGCGTTGCTCATCGCCAACAGCGGGCGCGCCGCGGCCCGGAAGAATTTCGGAGCCCAACAGGAGCAACTGGCGCGGATCAAGACGATCCTGCAATACATCCAGACCCACTATTCCGAGCGGATCCGCATCAAAGACCTTGCCGCCATGGAGCATGTCAGCGAGGCCCATTTTTGCCGTTTCTTCAAGCAGATGGTCCGCAAAACCCCGGTGGACTACATCAATTACTACCGGATCCAGAAAGCCGCGCAACTGCTGGAGGATGACAGCAAAAAAATAACCGACGTCGGCATGGACGTCGGATTCGAAAATTTCAGCTATTTTATTCAGACCTTCAAACACTATATGAAGTTGACGCCCTCCGAATACCGCAAACGGCGCAGGGAATCCTTATCCGGGAACGAGCCTGAGGCGCCACCGTCCCTCTGA
- a CDS encoding fumarylacetoacetate hydrolase family protein, producing the protein MRLGTFRLSNASFIGVLDGNDVIDLAAAAAALPRYREAQTAFSDMRTTLASVETIRGLLKEGPVLGPFKRPLDQLKIQAPIANPNKIICIGLNYLDHAIESHAEVPTEPVIFTKFRTSITGPGQPIRLPRISKTVDYEAELAVVIGKTGKRIPEEEAMEHVAAYTVFNDVSARDLQNRGSQWTKGKALDTFAPLGPYLVTRDEIADPHNLAIKLELNGKLMQNSSTSQLIFKIPQLISFLSELVTLEPGDLIATGTPPGVGMARKPPVFLQPGDTVKVSIAGLGELVNPVVADS; encoded by the coding sequence ATGAGACTGGGTACCTTTCGACTGTCAAACGCTTCATTCATCGGCGTCCTGGATGGAAATGACGTCATCGATCTGGCCGCCGCTGCCGCCGCGCTGCCAAGATATAGGGAGGCGCAAACCGCTTTTTCGGACATGCGGACCACGCTGGCTTCGGTTGAGACGATCCGGGGACTGCTCAAGGAGGGGCCGGTGCTCGGCCCATTCAAGCGCCCGCTGGACCAACTGAAGATCCAAGCGCCCATCGCCAACCCCAACAAGATCATCTGCATCGGCCTGAACTACTTGGATCACGCCATCGAATCCCACGCCGAGGTCCCGACCGAACCGGTCATTTTCACCAAGTTCCGGACCTCGATCACCGGACCGGGTCAGCCCATCCGGCTGCCCCGCATCTCCAAAACCGTGGATTATGAGGCAGAGCTCGCGGTGGTCATCGGCAAAACGGGCAAACGCATCCCGGAGGAGGAGGCCATGGAGCATGTGGCGGCCTACACCGTTTTTAATGACGTGAGCGCCCGGGATCTGCAGAACCGCGGCAGCCAATGGACCAAGGGAAAGGCGCTGGACACCTTTGCGCCGCTCGGCCCGTACCTGGTGACCCGGGACGAGATCGCCGACCCCCACAACCTGGCTATCAAGCTCGAACTGAACGGCAAGTTAATGCAGAATTCCTCCACCAGCCAGCTGATCTTTAAGATCCCCCAGCTCATCAGCTTTCTCTCGGAACTGGTCACCCTGGAGCCGGGCGATCTGATCGCCACCGGAACCCCGCCGGGAGTCGGCATGGCCCGCAAACCGCCGGTGTTCCTGCAACCCGGCGATACGGTGAAGGTGAGCATCGCCGGGCTGGGCGAGTTGGTCAACCCCGTGGTGGCCGATTCCTGA
- the yicI gene encoding alpha-xylosidase, whose product MKFTDGYWHVREGVTIHNPVELRDVKADAGSLVAYAACKMVKHRGDTLNAPLITIEYSSPLAEVIGVRIWHHRGRKQLGPEFALHREDVAIKITDEPARATLQSGKLQVTVGKGEGWKVDFRYDGRRLTGTGTKSTGYILDAERGAYIREQLDLGVGEYVYGLGERFTPFVKNGQVVDIWNEDGGTSSEQAYKNIPFYITNQGYGVLVNHPERVSFEIASENVSKVQFSVPGEYLEYYIIGGASLKEVLQNYTKLTGRPALPPAWSFGLWLTTSFTTSYDEATVNSFIDGMIERDLPLHVFHFDCFWMKEYQWCDFRWDPEVFPEPETMLQRLKAKGLKICVWINPYIAQKSYLFDEGMKHGYLVKTKNGDVWQWDRWQAGMGLVDFTNPAATRWFQGKLKALLDMGVDCFKTDFGERIPTDVVYYDGSDPLKMHNYYTFLYNKAVFELLEAVRGKHEAALFARSATVGGQQFPVHWGGDCSATYESMAETLRGGLSLCLTGFGFWSHDISGFEKTAPPDIYKRWIAFGLLSSHSRLHGNESYRVPWLFDEESVEVLRFFTHLKCSLMPYLFGAAVNATQTGVPMLRAMVLEFAADPTCSFLDRQYMLGDSLLVAPIFNTEGQASYYLPAGTWTHFLTGEKIQGGCWREERHDYLSLPLLARQNSIIAVGNNLRQPAYDYADGVTLHLFELADGASAATIVYNTDGAAELTVTAERRDGKVTVVVEGSGKPWSLLLRGVNAVHSVSGGSSQKEPLGIKITPEPGNGRLIVAY is encoded by the coding sequence ATGAAGTTTACCGATGGCTACTGGCATGTAAGAGAAGGCGTGACGATTCACAATCCGGTCGAGCTGCGCGACGTGAAGGCCGATGCCGGCTCCCTCGTAGCCTACGCGGCCTGCAAGATGGTCAAGCACCGGGGCGATACGCTGAATGCGCCGTTAATCACCATCGAATACAGTTCGCCGCTGGCGGAGGTGATCGGTGTCCGGATCTGGCATCATCGCGGCCGCAAGCAGTTGGGACCGGAATTTGCGCTGCACCGGGAGGATGTCGCGATTAAAATCACCGACGAACCCGCCCGGGCTACGCTCCAGAGCGGCAAGCTGCAAGTGACGGTCGGCAAGGGCGAGGGTTGGAAGGTCGATTTTCGTTACGACGGGCGGCGTCTCACCGGGACCGGGACCAAAAGCACCGGTTACATCCTGGATGCGGAGCGCGGGGCGTATATCCGGGAGCAATTGGACCTGGGCGTGGGCGAGTATGTTTATGGCCTGGGCGAGCGCTTCACGCCGTTCGTCAAGAACGGTCAGGTCGTCGATATCTGGAATGAGGACGGCGGCACCAGCAGCGAGCAGGCTTACAAGAATATTCCCTTCTATATTACCAATCAAGGATATGGCGTCCTCGTCAACCACCCGGAACGGGTCTCCTTCGAGATTGCCTCGGAAAACGTCTCGAAGGTCCAGTTCAGCGTCCCCGGCGAGTATCTGGAGTATTACATCATCGGCGGCGCTTCCTTGAAAGAAGTCTTGCAGAACTACACCAAGCTGACCGGCAGACCGGCGCTGCCGCCGGCCTGGTCCTTCGGACTTTGGCTGACGACCTCCTTCACCACGAGCTATGACGAGGCTACCGTCAACAGTTTCATCGACGGGATGATCGAGCGCGATCTGCCGTTGCATGTCTTCCACTTCGATTGTTTTTGGATGAAAGAGTATCAGTGGTGTGATTTCCGGTGGGACCCCGAGGTATTCCCCGAGCCGGAAACGATGTTGCAACGGTTAAAAGCCAAAGGCTTGAAGATCTGCGTCTGGATCAATCCCTATATCGCACAGAAATCCTACCTGTTCGACGAGGGAATGAAGCATGGGTATTTGGTGAAGACCAAAAACGGTGACGTCTGGCAGTGGGATCGCTGGCAGGCCGGGATGGGGCTGGTGGATTTCACCAACCCGGCGGCGACGCGCTGGTTCCAGGGCAAGCTGAAAGCGCTGCTCGACATGGGCGTCGACTGTTTCAAGACCGATTTCGGCGAACGGATCCCCACCGATGTGGTTTATTACGACGGCTCCGATCCGCTCAAGATGCATAATTATTATACGTTCTTATACAACAAGGCAGTTTTCGAACTGCTGGAAGCGGTCCGCGGCAAACATGAGGCGGCCTTGTTCGCCCGTTCGGCCACGGTGGGGGGCCAGCAATTCCCGGTACACTGGGGCGGCGATTGTTCGGCCACTTATGAGTCGATGGCGGAGACCTTGCGGGGCGGCCTGTCGCTCTGCCTAACCGGTTTCGGGTTTTGGTCCCATGATATCAGCGGCTTCGAAAAGACGGCCCCGCCGGATATCTACAAACGATGGATCGCCTTCGGCCTGTTGTCTTCCCACAGCCGGCTGCACGGCAACGAATCCTACCGGGTGCCCTGGCTGTTCGACGAAGAGTCCGTGGAGGTGCTGCGATTTTTCACCCATTTGAAATGCAGTTTGATGCCTTATCTGTTCGGCGCCGCCGTGAATGCCACCCAAACCGGCGTCCCGATGCTTCGGGCGATGGTGCTGGAGTTCGCCGCCGATCCGACCTGCAGCTTCCTGGATCGCCAGTATATGCTGGGTGATTCACTGCTGGTGGCGCCGATCTTCAACACCGAGGGCCAGGCCTCCTATTATCTGCCCGCCGGGACCTGGACCCACTTTTTGACCGGAGAGAAGATCCAGGGCGGCTGCTGGCGCGAGGAACGGCACGATTATTTGAGCCTCCCGCTGCTGGCGCGGCAGAATTCCATCATCGCGGTGGGGAATAATCTGAGGCAGCCGGCCTATGATTATGCCGACGGGGTGACGTTGCACCTGTTTGAGCTGGCGGATGGCGCCAGTGCCGCGACCATCGTTTACAATACGGACGGCGCAGCGGAGCTGACCGTGACGGCTGAGCGGCGTGACGGGAAGGTCACTGTCGTAGTGGAAGGCAGCGGCAAACCCTGGAGCCTACTGTTGCGAGGCGTGAACGCAGTCCATTCCGTAAGCGGCGGTTCCAGCCAAAAAGAACCGTTGGGGATCAAGATTACGCCGGAACCGGGAAATGGACGATTGATTGTGGCTTATTGA